From the Streptomyces pluripotens genome, one window contains:
- a CDS encoding TIGR03767 family metallophosphoesterase, which translates to MSRIHSVAASALGVNRRTVLAAAGAVSLSAGVGYALHPTDSQAATAEPAAGSAAPAAARPFADKSRQTAATSPTPYTQGTTVASVAAPRGGSGYRRLGDGPGWKRVVRGELAAPRPTRVVRRTALAAFVQFTDLHLTDVQHPLRLEYLRAYDQHAWRPQEALTVPGAISLVERINALRGAPVTGAPLRFVMTTGDNTDNNARSELEWFMKVMSGGRITPNSGDPQHYEGVQNSGLTLYWQPGSATRDHDKALGFPNLEGFLAAAIREVRSPGLHLPWYSTVGNHDALPLGCYGSHGDPYLTEAAIKGKKLCDAPVADARKLRAAIKKATDPEGTGYRDFLKAHTRSMRTVTADEKRAPYTQADYLKAHLDPAHQGHGPFGHGYSTANLDAGTQYYSFRISDDVIGISLDTTDPGGHYQGSIGTAQLEWLDRTLGHDKHSYAVVFSHHTSKTMTNTRPDPARPKERRHGGAEVVSVLSSHSNVLAWVNGHIHKNAITPHRASSGGSFWEISTASHIDFPQLARVIELVDNKDGTISLFTTLVESAAPHRTDYADLTQTGLAALYRELSYNAPGRIVSFVGTEADRNTELVLKKHR; encoded by the coding sequence ATGTCGCGCATACACTCTGTCGCCGCCTCCGCTCTGGGGGTCAACCGCCGTACCGTTCTCGCCGCCGCCGGAGCGGTCTCGCTCTCCGCGGGCGTCGGCTACGCCCTGCATCCCACCGACAGTCAGGCCGCTACCGCCGAGCCCGCCGCCGGCAGCGCAGCTCCCGCCGCCGCCCGGCCGTTCGCGGACAAGTCCCGACAGACCGCCGCCACCTCACCCACCCCCTACACCCAAGGCACCACCGTCGCCTCCGTCGCCGCCCCGCGCGGCGGCTCCGGCTACCGCCGCCTCGGTGACGGTCCCGGATGGAAGCGGGTCGTGCGCGGTGAACTGGCCGCCCCCCGGCCCACCCGTGTGGTCCGCCGCACGGCCCTGGCCGCGTTCGTGCAGTTCACCGATCTGCACCTGACGGACGTCCAGCATCCGCTCCGGCTGGAATACCTGCGCGCCTACGACCAGCACGCCTGGCGCCCGCAGGAGGCCCTCACCGTGCCCGGAGCCATCTCGCTCGTCGAGCGGATCAACGCGCTGCGGGGTGCGCCCGTCACCGGTGCCCCGCTGCGCTTCGTCATGACCACCGGCGACAACACCGACAACAACGCCCGCTCCGAACTGGAGTGGTTCATGAAGGTGATGAGCGGTGGCCGGATCACCCCCAACTCCGGGGACCCTCAACACTACGAGGGCGTGCAGAACAGCGGTCTCACGCTGTACTGGCAGCCCGGCTCCGCCACCCGCGACCACGACAAGGCGCTGGGCTTCCCGAACCTGGAGGGCTTCCTGGCCGCCGCGATCCGCGAGGTGCGCAGTCCCGGACTCCACCTGCCCTGGTATTCCACGGTGGGCAACCACGATGCCCTCCCGCTCGGCTGCTACGGCTCCCACGGCGACCCCTACCTCACTGAGGCGGCCATCAAGGGCAAGAAGCTGTGCGACGCCCCCGTCGCCGACGCCAGGAAGCTCCGGGCCGCGATCAAGAAGGCTACGGACCCTGAAGGCACCGGCTACCGCGACTTCCTCAAGGCCCACACCCGCTCGATGCGCACGGTTACGGCCGACGAGAAGCGGGCCCCCTACACCCAGGCCGACTACCTCAAGGCCCACCTGGACCCCGCCCACCAGGGCCACGGCCCGTTCGGCCACGGCTACTCCACCGCGAACCTGGACGCGGGCACCCAGTACTACTCCTTCCGCATCTCCGACGACGTCATCGGCATCAGCCTCGACACCACCGACCCCGGTGGCCACTACCAGGGCTCCATCGGCACCGCCCAGCTGGAGTGGCTGGACCGGACGCTGGGGCACGACAAGCACTCCTACGCCGTCGTCTTCAGCCACCACACCAGCAAGACCATGACCAACACCCGCCCCGACCCGGCCCGCCCGAAGGAGCGCCGCCACGGCGGCGCCGAGGTGGTCTCCGTCCTGTCCTCCCACAGCAACGTCCTGGCCTGGGTGAACGGTCACATCCACAAGAACGCCATCACCCCGCACCGGGCTTCTTCAGGCGGCTCTTTCTGGGAGATCTCCACCGCCTCGCACATCGACTTCCCGCAGCTCGCCCGCGTCATCGAGCTGGTCGACAACAAGGACGGCACGATCTCCCTGTTCACCACCCTGGTTGAGTCCGCCGCACCGCACCGCACCGACTACGCCGATCTGACCCAGACCGGCCTCGCCGCCCTCTACCGCGAGCTGTCCTACAACGCGCCCGGCCGCATCGTGAGTTTCGTGGGCACCGAGGCTGACCGGAACACGGAGCTGGTGCTGAAAAAGCACCGATAG
- the pepN gene encoding aminopeptidase N: protein MPGENLSRDEARERAALLSVDGYEVSLDLRSAVGDGDDEPRTFRSVTTIRFRCNEPGTATFADLIAPSVTSVSLNGRDLDPGEVFDGARITLENLAAENELVVDARCAYSRTGEGLHRFVDPEDGEVYLYTQYEPADARRVFANFEQPDLKAPYRFEAQAPEGWTVWSNGAGELVDGIWRFAETKPISTYITCVVAGPYHYVTDSYSRVFEDGTKLEIPLGAMCRKGLAPHFDAEDVFLITKQGLDFFHDHFAFPYPFGKYDQAFVPEYNLGAMENPGLVTFREEYIFRGKVTQASYEARANVILHEMAHMWFGDLVTMQWWDDLWLKESFADFMGTFGNVGATRFTDAWITFANRRKAWAYRADQLPSTHPITADIRDLQDAKLNFDGITYAKGASVLKQLVAYVGQDAFLEGARRYFKRNAYGNTRLGDLLSVLAETSGRDMTTWARSWLQTAGVNSLSPQVLLDPEDGRIAELAVVQEAPESHPEIRPHRVAVGLYRRTVEGALERYARAETDVEGPRTVVTELAGADAPELVLVNDDDLTYCKIRFDETSLATLRGHLGAITDPLARALCWSALWNLTRDALLPARAFIDLVLRFAGHESDIGVLQTLHTWANSALVHYAAPQWRETGGHLLAEGALRELRAAEPGSEHQLAWARFFASVASDEPDLKLLTELLDGTTTIEGLTVDQELRWTFLEPLAAHGAADGSALVAELARDDTASGKRHQVRCLAARPSAVVKAQAWAQVVESDVLSNALVEATISGFAQPSQRELTAPYAEKYFAAIERMWRERSIQIGMDVVRGLFPALQDRPETLEATDAWLAAHRDAAPALRRLVLEARDDLARALRAQAYDGTAADR from the coding sequence GTGCCCGGTGAGAATCTGTCCCGCGACGAGGCCCGGGAGCGGGCCGCCCTGCTGTCCGTCGACGGGTACGAGGTGTCCCTCGACCTGAGGTCCGCCGTCGGCGACGGGGACGACGAGCCGCGCACGTTCCGCTCGGTGACCACGATCCGCTTCCGCTGCAACGAACCGGGCACGGCCACTTTCGCCGATCTGATCGCGCCGAGCGTGACCTCCGTCTCCCTCAACGGCCGGGATCTGGACCCGGGCGAGGTCTTCGACGGCGCCCGGATCACGCTGGAGAACCTCGCGGCCGAGAACGAGCTGGTGGTCGACGCCCGGTGCGCCTACTCGCGCACCGGAGAGGGCCTACACCGCTTCGTCGACCCCGAGGACGGCGAGGTCTACCTCTACACCCAGTACGAGCCGGCCGACGCCCGCCGGGTGTTCGCGAACTTCGAACAGCCGGACCTCAAGGCTCCGTACCGCTTCGAGGCGCAGGCGCCCGAAGGCTGGACGGTGTGGAGCAACGGTGCGGGCGAACTCGTCGACGGGATCTGGCGGTTCGCGGAGACCAAGCCGATCTCGACCTACATCACCTGCGTGGTGGCGGGCCCGTACCACTACGTCACGGACTCTTACTCCCGCGTCTTCGAAGACGGGACGAAGCTGGAGATCCCACTGGGCGCGATGTGCCGCAAGGGCCTCGCGCCGCACTTCGACGCCGAGGACGTCTTCCTGATCACCAAACAGGGTCTGGACTTCTTCCACGACCACTTCGCCTTCCCCTACCCCTTCGGGAAGTACGACCAGGCCTTCGTTCCGGAATACAACCTGGGCGCGATGGAGAACCCGGGTCTGGTGACCTTCCGTGAGGAGTACATCTTCCGCGGGAAGGTGACACAGGCCTCGTATGAGGCGCGGGCCAACGTCATCCTGCACGAGATGGCGCACATGTGGTTCGGCGACCTGGTCACCATGCAGTGGTGGGACGACCTGTGGTTGAAGGAGTCCTTCGCCGACTTCATGGGCACGTTCGGGAACGTCGGCGCGACCCGCTTCACCGATGCCTGGATCACCTTCGCCAACCGTCGCAAGGCCTGGGCCTACCGCGCCGACCAGTTGCCCTCCACGCACCCGATCACGGCGGACATCCGCGATCTGCAGGACGCCAAGCTGAACTTCGACGGCATCACCTACGCCAAGGGCGCCTCCGTCCTCAAGCAGTTGGTGGCGTACGTCGGCCAGGACGCGTTCCTGGAGGGTGCCCGCCGCTACTTCAAGCGGAACGCCTACGGCAATACGCGCCTCGGCGACCTGCTGTCGGTGCTGGCGGAGACCAGTGGCCGGGACATGACCACGTGGGCGCGGTCCTGGCTGCAGACGGCCGGGGTGAACTCGCTGTCCCCGCAGGTGCTGCTGGACCCCGAGGACGGCCGGATCGCCGAGCTGGCGGTGGTCCAGGAGGCCCCCGAGTCACACCCCGAGATCCGTCCGCACCGGGTCGCGGTGGGGTTGTACCGGCGGACAGTCGAGGGCGCGCTGGAGCGCTACGCACGCGCGGAGACGGACGTGGAGGGCCCGCGCACCGTGGTGACGGAGCTGGCGGGTGCCGACGCGCCGGAGCTGGTGCTGGTCAACGACGACGACCTCACCTATTGCAAGATCCGATTCGATGAGACCTCGCTGGCGACCCTGCGCGGGCACCTGGGCGCGATCACCGACCCGCTGGCCCGTGCGCTGTGCTGGTCGGCCCTGTGGAACCTGACCCGGGACGCGCTGCTCCCGGCGCGGGCCTTCATCGACCTGGTGCTGCGGTTCGCGGGGCACGAATCGGACATCGGCGTGCTGCAGACGCTGCACACGTGGGCGAACTCGGCGCTGGTGCACTACGCGGCACCGCAGTGGCGGGAGACCGGTGGGCACCTGCTCGCCGAGGGCGCGCTGCGCGAGCTGCGGGCGGCCGAACCGGGCAGTGAGCACCAGCTGGCCTGGGCTCGGTTCTTCGCCTCCGTGGCCTCCGACGAGCCGGATCTGAAGCTGCTGACCGAACTGTTGGACGGGACCACCACGATCGAGGGCCTGACGGTGGACCAGGAACTGCGCTGGACGTTCCTGGAGCCACTCGCGGCCCACGGTGCGGCCGACGGGTCGGCGCTGGTGGCCGAACTGGCCCGGGACGATACGGCCTCCGGCAAGCGGCACCAGGTGCGCTGTCTCGCGGCCCGCCCGTCGGCCGTGGTCAAGGCGCAGGCATGGGCGCAGGTGGTGGAGTCCGACGTGCTGTCGAACGCACTGGTGGAGGCGACGATCTCGGGCTTCGCCCAGCCGTCCCAACGGGAGCTGACCGCGCCCTACGCGGAGAAGTACTTCGCGGCGATCGAGCGGATGTGGCGGGAGCGGTCGATCCAGATCGGTATGGACGTCGTACGCGGGCTCTTCCCGGCACTGCAGGACCGGCCGGAGACCCTGGAGGCGACGGACGCGTGGCTGGCGGCGCACCGGGACGCGGCGCCCGCGCTGCGCCGGCTGGTACTGGAGGCGCGGGACGACCTGGCACGGGCGCTGCGCGCACAGGCGTACGACGGGACGGCGGCCGACCGGTAA
- a CDS encoding aspartate-semialdehyde dehydrogenase, protein MRVGIVGATGQVGTVMRRILTERNFPVTELRLFASARSAGTVVDGVTVEDAATADYTGLDIVLFSAGGATSKALAEKVAAQGAVVIDNSSAWRRDPDVPLVVSEVNPHAIADRPKGIIANPNCTTMAAMPVLKPLHEEAGLEALVVATYQAVSGSGLAGVAELHGQVQKVAADADKLTHDGEAVDFPEPQVYQRTIAFNVLPLAGTIVDDGLNETDEEQKLRNESRKILEIPGLKVSGTCVRVPVFSGHSLQVNARFARPISPERATELLAKAPGVALSDIPTPLQAAGQDPSFVGRIRRDETVDNGLALFVSNDNLRKGAALNAVQIAELVAAELSAK, encoded by the coding sequence GTGAGGGTCGGAATCGTCGGAGCCACCGGTCAGGTCGGCACGGTCATGCGCAGGATCCTCACGGAACGGAACTTCCCGGTCACCGAGCTTCGTCTCTTCGCCTCGGCACGCTCGGCCGGGACCGTAGTGGACGGCGTGACGGTGGAGGACGCTGCGACCGCCGACTACACCGGCCTCGACATCGTGCTCTTCTCCGCGGGCGGCGCCACCTCCAAGGCGCTGGCCGAGAAGGTCGCCGCACAGGGCGCCGTCGTGATCGACAATTCCTCCGCCTGGCGCAGGGACCCAGACGTCCCCCTGGTGGTCTCCGAGGTGAACCCGCACGCGATCGCCGACCGTCCCAAGGGCATCATCGCCAACCCGAACTGCACCACCATGGCCGCGATGCCGGTGCTCAAGCCGCTGCACGAGGAGGCCGGCCTGGAGGCACTGGTCGTCGCCACCTACCAGGCGGTGTCCGGCTCCGGTCTCGCCGGAGTGGCAGAGCTGCACGGCCAGGTGCAGAAGGTGGCCGCCGACGCCGACAAGCTCACCCACGACGGCGAGGCGGTCGACTTCCCCGAACCGCAGGTCTACCAGCGCACCATCGCCTTCAACGTGCTCCCCCTCGCCGGCACCATCGTCGACGACGGTCTGAACGAGACCGACGAGGAGCAGAAGCTGCGCAACGAGTCCCGCAAGATCCTGGAGATCCCCGGCCTGAAGGTCTCCGGCACCTGTGTGCGCGTCCCGGTCTTCTCCGGCCACTCCCTCCAGGTCAACGCCCGCTTCGCCCGCCCGATCTCTCCCGAGCGGGCCACCGAACTGCTCGCGAAGGCCCCGGGTGTCGCCCTCTCCGACATCCCGACCCCGTTGCAGGCGGCCGGCCAGGACCCGTCGTTCGTCGGCCGCATCCGGCGCGACGAGACGGTCGACAACGGCCTCGCCCTGTTCGTCTCCAACGACAACCTCCGCAAGGGCGCCGCGCTGAACGCGGTCCAGATCGCGGAACTGGTCGCGGCGGAGCTGTCCGCGAAGTAG
- a CDS encoding serine hydrolase domain-containing protein: protein MNVRTTLVGGAALLLSAALAGPAGAAAGPTRPGSDHSATRKAVEAAVEAGVPGATATTKDARGSWSTTAGVGDLRMGTPRSAADRYRVASITKTFVSTVLLQLEAEGRLSLDDTVDRWLPGVVRGHGHDGRRITLRQLLNHTSGIYNYTSDDDFVRAYFLKDGFFRHRYDTLTPRDLVAIALRHEPAFAPGTSWEYSNTNYVVAGMVIEKVTGRPYATEIRHRIIGPLHLTATSVPGTRVTVPRPSSRAYSKLAPTAEGPTYDVTTLNPSLAYSAGEMISDSADLDRFYSALLRGRLLPAKQLTEMKTTVRAVGIPHTGYGLGLMDTQLSCGVHVWGHSGGIQGSISFAVTTADGRRSLAFNFNGDWAGGMAAVLEAEFCGETGATPGSASSSVPKGLRYRTAHRARELLGGGKGN, encoded by the coding sequence ATGAACGTACGTACGACTCTGGTGGGCGGCGCAGCGCTGCTGCTCTCGGCGGCCCTCGCGGGGCCTGCCGGTGCGGCTGCCGGACCCACCCGTCCCGGCAGCGATCACAGCGCCACCCGCAAGGCCGTCGAGGCGGCGGTCGAGGCCGGCGTGCCCGGAGCGACCGCCACCACCAAGGACGCCCGTGGCTCCTGGTCCACGACGGCCGGCGTCGGTGACCTCCGCATGGGCACGCCCCGCTCGGCCGCCGACCGCTATCGCGTCGCCAGCATCACCAAGACCTTCGTCTCGACGGTCCTGCTCCAGTTGGAGGCGGAGGGTCGGCTCTCGCTGGACGACACGGTGGACAGGTGGTTGCCCGGGGTGGTCCGCGGCCACGGCCACGACGGCCGCCGCATCACCCTGAGGCAGCTCCTCAACCACACGAGTGGCATCTACAACTACACGTCCGACGACGACTTCGTCCGCGCGTACTTCCTCAAGGACGGGTTCTTCCGGCACCGCTACGACACCCTCACCCCGCGCGATCTGGTGGCGATCGCCCTGCGGCACGAACCGGCCTTCGCCCCCGGCACGTCCTGGGAGTACTCCAACACCAACTACGTCGTGGCCGGGATGGTGATCGAGAAGGTGACGGGCCGCCCGTACGCGACCGAGATCAGGCACCGCATCATCGGCCCGCTGCATCTGACGGCCACTTCCGTCCCCGGCACCCGGGTCACGGTCCCGCGGCCGAGTAGCCGCGCCTACTCGAAACTGGCACCGACGGCCGAGGGGCCGACGTACGACGTCACGACGCTCAACCCTTCCCTGGCCTACTCGGCCGGCGAGATGATCTCGGACTCCGCGGACCTGGACCGCTTCTACAGCGCCCTGCTCCGCGGAAGACTCCTCCCGGCGAAGCAGCTGACGGAGATGAAGACCACGGTGAGGGCCGTGGGCATCCCGCACACCGGCTACGGTCTGGGCCTGATGGACACCCAGCTGAGCTGCGGCGTCCACGTCTGGGGCCACAGCGGAGGCATCCAGGGCTCGATCTCGTTCGCGGTGACGACGGCCGACGGCCGGCGTTCCCTGGCGTTCAACTTCAACGGGGACTGGGCGGGGGGCATGGCCGCCGTGCTCGAAGCGGAGTTCTGCGGGGAGACCGGGGCGACACCGGGCAGTGCCTCGTCCTCGGTCCCGAAGGGCCTCCGCTACCGGACCGCCCACCGGGCACGTGAGCTGCTCGGCGGTGGCAAGGGCAACTGA
- a CDS encoding S8 family serine peptidase — protein MTQSPERDPISGPRRLARVAAAVGVVAALSAAGPVPLAAAADAPPVPAAEPGVKSAHNKLGSDDADTLAEAKADGAKNVTMMIATAPGRTEQVTKELNAVKGGSVGRSYDKVGYVRATVPTGKADAAIKAAAKLSSVHAIDLMREIPLDDPTPDAGTTATSHKGKGKGKNTYPGPGKDTPAENPYNPSFETGAVDFVKKHPKADGRGITIGILDSGVDLGHPALQKTTTGERKVVDWVTATDPILDGDATWRPMVTAVSGPDFSYAGRAWKAPAGSYEISTFKESATTGGDEKGDLNRDGDTTDSWGVLYDPAAGTVTLDLDNDHDFTNDTPMKPYKDGYQVGYFGTDDPKTDVVERVPFVVQIRKDVAMDPYGGSWVGKKADFVNIGVIESEHGTHVAGITAANGLFGGTMNGAAPGAQIVSSRACTWSGGCTNVALTEGMIDLVTNRSVDVVNMSIGGLPALNDGNNARAELYTRLIDTYGVQLVISAGNSGPGANTIGDPGLADKVISVGAAISRQTWAANYGSRVKRRYQLLPFSSRGPREDGGFTPTLVAPGAAINSTQTWLPGSPVPEAGYSLPAGYSMLQGTSMASPQATGASALLLSAARQKGIDLTPAKLRTALTSTADHIRGVQAYEEGAGLIDIVDAWRAIRHNASAHDYTVKAPVDTAIDFALKTPGFGTGLYDREGGLKAGQKKTYDITVTRTSGPDQAVRHKLHFKNNAGHTFRIVGDDVVRLPLNQPVTVKVRATPRSAGIKSAILEVDDPRTKGIDKQILTTVVVSTPLHHTHTVSGSVQRNSTRSYFLTVPEGAKSLEIAMGGLKDRSQTRFIAIHPYGVPVDNTSTPYCYNNYLDGKGCRPDVRSYSDPQPGVWEVEVEARRTSPMLNNPYRLEFSVLGARFAPETVTVPEAKVGSPVTATWTVTNAYAALDGKLVGGPLGSAKTARPSIGQGETQTTTVDVPAGAKSLDVAIGNVSDTAADLDLTVYDASGKQVAQSADGDSEEAVSIPSPAAGTYTIEVAGYSVPAGSTDYDYRDVFFSSALGTVSVDGTTPVKLDTGDSATVTGQVTAAAEAPAGREFFGRVQLVNARGTVAGIGSVKIEKVTP, from the coding sequence ATGACACAGTCACCCGAGCGTGATCCGATATCCGGTCCTAGACGCCTGGCCCGCGTGGCCGCGGCCGTGGGCGTGGTGGCCGCACTCTCCGCGGCCGGGCCGGTGCCCCTGGCCGCTGCCGCGGACGCGCCGCCCGTTCCGGCCGCCGAACCCGGTGTCAAGTCAGCCCACAACAAACTCGGTTCGGACGACGCCGATACGCTCGCCGAGGCCAAGGCCGACGGCGCCAAGAACGTCACGATGATGATCGCGACAGCACCGGGCCGGACCGAACAGGTCACCAAGGAGCTGAACGCGGTCAAGGGCGGCTCGGTGGGCCGCAGTTATGACAAGGTCGGTTACGTCCGCGCCACCGTCCCCACCGGCAAGGCCGACGCGGCCATCAAGGCCGCGGCCAAGCTCTCCTCGGTGCACGCCATCGACCTCATGCGGGAGATCCCGCTCGACGATCCCACCCCGGACGCGGGCACCACCGCCACGTCACACAAGGGCAAAGGCAAGGGCAAGAACACATATCCCGGCCCCGGCAAGGACACCCCGGCGGAGAATCCGTACAACCCGTCCTTCGAGACCGGTGCCGTCGATTTCGTCAAGAAGCACCCGAAGGCGGACGGCCGGGGCATCACCATCGGCATCCTCGACTCAGGCGTCGACCTCGGCCACCCGGCCCTGCAGAAGACCACCACCGGCGAGCGGAAGGTCGTGGACTGGGTCACCGCGACCGACCCGATCCTGGACGGCGACGCGACCTGGCGCCCGATGGTCACCGCGGTCTCCGGGCCGGACTTCTCCTACGCGGGCCGGGCCTGGAAGGCGCCGGCCGGCTCGTATGAGATCAGCACCTTCAAGGAGTCCGCCACCACGGGCGGTGACGAGAAGGGCGACCTCAACCGGGACGGCGACACCACCGACAGTTGGGGCGTGCTGTACGACCCCGCGGCCGGGACGGTCACGCTCGACCTGGACAACGACCACGACTTCACCAACGACACCCCGATGAAGCCGTACAAGGACGGCTACCAGGTCGGCTACTTCGGCACCGACGACCCGAAGACCGATGTGGTCGAGCGGGTGCCGTTCGTCGTGCAGATCCGCAAGGACGTCGCGATGGACCCCTACGGAGGGTCCTGGGTCGGCAAGAAGGCCGACTTCGTCAACATCGGTGTCATCGAGTCCGAGCACGGCACCCACGTGGCCGGCATCACCGCTGCCAACGGCCTGTTCGGCGGCACGATGAACGGCGCGGCCCCGGGCGCACAGATCGTCTCCTCGCGGGCCTGCACCTGGTCCGGCGGCTGCACCAACGTCGCCCTCACCGAGGGCATGATCGACCTGGTCACCAACCGGAGCGTCGACGTCGTCAACATGTCGATCGGCGGCCTGCCGGCGCTGAACGACGGCAACAACGCGCGCGCCGAGCTGTACACGCGGCTCATCGACACCTACGGCGTCCAGTTGGTCATCTCCGCGGGTAACTCCGGTCCCGGCGCCAACACCATCGGCGACCCCGGTCTCGCGGACAAGGTGATCTCGGTCGGCGCGGCCATCTCCCGGCAGACCTGGGCCGCCAACTACGGCTCACGGGTGAAGCGCAGGTACCAGTTGCTGCCCTTCTCCTCGCGCGGCCCGAGGGAGGACGGCGGCTTCACGCCGACGCTGGTCGCGCCGGGAGCCGCGATCAACAGCACCCAGACCTGGCTGCCGGGCTCCCCGGTCCCCGAGGCGGGCTACTCGCTACCGGCCGGCTACTCGATGCTCCAGGGCACCTCGATGGCCTCCCCGCAGGCCACCGGCGCCTCCGCGCTGCTGCTGTCGGCCGCTCGGCAGAAGGGCATCGACCTGACGCCCGCCAAGCTGCGCACGGCGCTGACCTCGACCGCCGACCACATCAGGGGTGTGCAGGCGTACGAGGAGGGTGCGGGCCTGATCGACATCGTGGACGCGTGGCGCGCCATCCGGCACAACGCCTCTGCGCACGACTACACCGTCAAGGCCCCGGTCGACACCGCGATCGACTTCGCTCTGAAGACCCCCGGTTTCGGCACCGGCCTCTACGACCGTGAGGGCGGCCTGAAGGCCGGGCAGAAGAAGACCTACGACATCACCGTCACCCGTACCTCCGGACCGGACCAGGCCGTCCGGCACAAGCTGCACTTCAAGAACAACGCCGGTCACACCTTCCGGATCGTCGGCGACGACGTAGTACGGCTGCCCCTGAACCAGCCGGTGACCGTCAAGGTCCGGGCGACCCCGCGGTCCGCGGGCATCAAGAGCGCGATCCTGGAGGTCGACGACCCGAGGACCAAGGGCATCGACAAGCAGATCCTCACCACCGTGGTGGTCTCCACCCCGCTGCACCACACCCACACGGTGTCGGGCTCGGTACAGCGCAACAGCACGCGGTCGTACTTCCTGACCGTGCCCGAGGGGGCCAAGTCCCTGGAGATCGCGATGGGCGGGCTGAAGGACAGGAGCCAGACCCGGTTCATCGCCATCCACCCCTACGGCGTTCCGGTCGACAACACCTCGACCCCGTACTGCTACAACAACTACCTGGACGGCAAGGGCTGCAGGCCCGACGTCCGCTCCTACTCGGACCCGCAGCCCGGCGTCTGGGAGGTGGAGGTCGAGGCGCGCCGCACCTCGCCGATGCTGAACAACCCGTACCGGCTGGAGTTCTCCGTCCTCGGTGCGCGCTTCGCCCCGGAGACCGTGACCGTTCCGGAGGCCAAGGTCGGCAGCCCGGTCACCGCCACCTGGACGGTGACCAACGCGTACGCGGCGCTGGACGGCAAGCTGGTCGGTGGCCCACTCGGCTCCGCCAAGACCGCCCGACCGTCCATCGGACAGGGCGAGACGCAGACCACCACGGTGGACGTCCCGGCCGGCGCCAAGTCCCTTGACGTCGCCATCGGCAACGTCTCCGACACCGCGGCCGACCTTGACCTGACCGTCTACGACGCGAGCGGCAAGCAGGTCGCGCAGTCCGCCGACGGCGACTCGGAGGAGGCGGTCTCCATCCCGTCCCCGGCGGCCGGCACCTACACCATCGAGGTCGCGGGCTACTCGGTTCCCGCCGGTTCGACCGACTACGACTACCGGGACGTGTTCTTCTCCTCCGCGCTCGGCACCGTCTCGGTCGACGGCACCACGCCGGTCAAGCTCGACACGGGCGACTCGGCCACCGTGACCGGGCAGGTCACGGCAGCCGCCGAGGCACCGGCGGGCCGCGAGTTCTTCGGCCGCGTCCAGCTGGTGAACGCCCGCGGCACGGTCGCGGGCATCGGCAGCGTGAAGATCGAGAAGGTCACACCGTGA